The following proteins are encoded in a genomic region of uncultured Methanobrevibacter sp.:
- a CDS encoding ADP-ribosylglycohydrolase family protein, translated as MKGIIGAISGDIIGSTREFNSIKTKDFNLFTRNSVFTDDTVMTLAIAKWLCEDKTSKYVLIKNLKIFGNKYPNAGYGGMFRNWLAQQSPEPYGSWANGSAMRVSPCAWVADSLEESQRLAEMSAAVTHNHSEGIKGALATSDAVYLARIGADKEEIREHVEVRYDYDLSRSVEEIRPSYSFDVSCAGSVPESIICFLDGNDFEDTIRNAVSLGGDADTQAAIAGSIAGAYWDVPKNIAFNSIHRLDYRLLNVFIDFEEKFL; from the coding sequence ATGAAAGGAATTATCGGTGCTATAAGCGGAGACATTATCGGATCAACTAGGGAATTTAATTCAATAAAGACAAAAGATTTCAATTTATTTACAAGAAATTCTGTTTTTACAGATGATACTGTCATGACATTGGCCATTGCAAAATGGTTGTGTGAAGATAAGACTTCAAAGTATGTTTTAATTAAAAACCTGAAGATTTTCGGAAATAAATATCCTAATGCAGGATACGGCGGGATGTTTAGAAACTGGCTGGCTCAGCAATCACCTGAACCTTATGGGAGCTGGGCAAACGGTTCTGCAATGAGGGTATCACCATGTGCATGGGTCGCAGATTCTTTGGAGGAATCTCAAAGATTGGCTGAAATGTCTGCAGCAGTTACACATAATCATTCAGAGGGAATAAAAGGAGCTCTTGCAACCTCTGATGCAGTATATCTTGCAAGAATAGGTGCAGACAAAGAGGAAATCAGAGAACATGTTGAAGTTAGATATGACTATGATTTGTCTCGAAGTGTTGAGGAGATAAGGCCGTCATATTCATTTGACGTTTCATGTGCAGGCAGCGTTCCGGAGTCAATTATATGCTTTTTGGATGGAAATGATTTTGAAGATACAATCAGAAATGCTGTTTCTTTAGGTGGTGATGCTGATACTCAGGCAGCTATTGCAGGCTCAATTGCCGGTGCTTATTGGGATGTTCCTAAAAATATTGCATTTAACTCAATCCATCGTCTTGACTATCGTTTGCTGAATGTTTTCATTGATTTTGAAGAAAAATTCTTATGA
- a CDS encoding TrmB family transcriptional regulator has translation MDENIVTLKGIGLTMYEAQAYVTLTSLISSTATEISEKSGIPRSKIYDVLKELAKKNYIEVEDGRPLTYNVKSPVEVLTREKERLNSEIDDTITRLTYVYENGMSQVQAPIWRIYGVEKIIAQELEIIKRAKNSINMRIGFLFEGEGEALVEALKNRSDLRVNILASPLCYINDEEFDIISLFKDADIPIQKADIPFVKLIISDSKEMMHTYTKFSEDKRNVIPETAIGIWNKYEDIAKNYDERFLNQLKKIKNKQKKKKS, from the coding sequence ATGGACGAGAATATAGTTACACTAAAAGGAATAGGGCTTACAATGTATGAAGCTCAGGCATATGTAACCCTGACTTCATTAATATCATCTACAGCAACTGAAATATCAGAAAAATCAGGCATCCCAAGAAGTAAAATTTATGATGTCCTGAAGGAACTTGCCAAAAAAAATTACATTGAAGTCGAAGACGGAAGACCCCTTACATACAATGTAAAATCACCTGTGGAAGTTCTCACACGTGAAAAAGAAAGATTGAATTCAGAAATCGACGATACAATAACAAGACTCACCTATGTTTATGAAAACGGTATGAGCCAGGTACAAGCACCAATCTGGAGAATATATGGTGTTGAAAAGATAATTGCACAGGAACTGGAAATCATCAAAAGAGCTAAAAATTCAATTAACATGAGAATAGGATTTCTCTTTGAGGGTGAAGGAGAAGCATTAGTTGAAGCACTTAAAAACAGATCTGATTTAAGAGTGAATATTTTAGCTTCACCTCTCTGCTACATTAACGATGAGGAATTCGACATAATATCTTTATTTAAAGATGCAGACATTCCAATTCAAAAAGCAGACATTCCATTTGTAAAACTGATTATTTCCGATTCAAAAGAAATGATGCACACATATACCAAATTCAGTGAAGACAAACGAAATGTTATTCCCGAAACTGCTATCGGAATCTGGAACAAATACGAAGATATAGCTAAAAATTATGATGAGAGGTTTTTAAACCAGCTTAAAAAGATTAAAAACAAACAGAAGAAGAAAAAATCATAA
- the hcp gene encoding hydroxylamine reductase, which produces MAENGLDMFCYQCSQTAKGTGCTVSGVCGKKPTVARLQDNLIFTMKGISAYNYNANALGKFNPEIDAFLTKGLYTTLTNVNFDVQDLVALALEAGKVSVDVMRLLKDAHIEAYGEPQPVEVKVGAQEGPAIIVTGHDLKALEELLKQVEGTDIKVYTHSEMLPAHGYPGLNKYENLAGQLGGAWHDQRTVFKKYNAAIVGTSNCVLPALDAYKERMFTMDVAKLEGVKTVEDYDFSEVIECAKSLGGLEAEELTTITTGWSAGAIVEHADAIKKLVEEGKIRRFFVVGGCDKAAKHNDYYREFVQNLPQDTVILTLACGKYKFNDLDLGDIEGIPRLLDVGQCNDTIVAVDVALALCDLFDMELNELPLTIVLSWMEQKAAAVLWALLYLGKTDMWLGPVLPAWCNDDIISVLVENYNLTPTTGDAIADIKTIMGE; this is translated from the coding sequence ATGGCAGAAAACGGCTTAGATATGTTTTGTTATCAATGTTCCCAAACTGCTAAAGGTACTGGATGTACTGTTAGTGGAGTTTGCGGTAAAAAACCAACTGTAGCAAGATTACAGGATAATTTAATCTTTACTATGAAAGGAATTAGTGCATACAACTACAATGCAAATGCTTTAGGAAAATTCAACCCTGAAATTGATGCATTTTTAACCAAAGGATTATACACTACATTAACAAATGTCAACTTTGACGTTCAGGATTTAGTGGCACTAGCTTTAGAAGCAGGTAAAGTCAGTGTAGATGTAATGAGATTACTCAAAGACGCTCACATTGAAGCTTACGGTGAACCACAACCTGTAGAAGTTAAAGTCGGAGCACAAGAAGGGCCGGCTATCATTGTAACAGGTCACGACTTAAAAGCATTAGAAGAATTATTAAAACAAGTAGAAGGAACAGACATTAAAGTTTACACTCACTCAGAAATGTTACCAGCTCACGGATACCCTGGCTTAAACAAATACGAAAACTTAGCAGGACAGTTAGGTGGAGCATGGCACGATCAAAGAACAGTCTTTAAAAAATACAATGCAGCAATTGTCGGAACCAGTAACTGTGTCTTACCTGCACTTGATGCATACAAAGAAAGAATGTTCACTATGGATGTAGCAAAACTTGAAGGAGTTAAAACAGTAGAAGATTATGATTTCTCAGAAGTAATTGAATGCGCTAAATCTTTAGGCGGATTAGAAGCTGAAGAATTAACCACAATTACTACCGGATGGAGTGCAGGAGCTATTGTAGAACACGCTGATGCAATCAAAAAACTGGTTGAAGAAGGTAAAATCAGAAGATTCTTTGTAGTCGGAGGATGTGACAAAGCAGCAAAACACAACGACTACTACAGAGAATTCGTACAGAACTTACCTCAAGACACTGTAATTTTAACATTAGCATGCGGTAAATACAAATTCAATGACCTGGATTTAGGAGACATTGAAGGAATTCCAAGATTACTCGATGTAGGTCAATGTAACGATACTATTGTTGCAGTTGATGTAGCATTAGCATTATGTGACTTATTTGACATGGAATTAAATGAATTGCCATTAACTATTGTTCTTTCATGGATGGAACAAAAAGCAGCTGCAGTTCTCTGGGCATTATTATACCTTGGAAAAACTGACATGTGGCTTGGACCTGTGCTTCCTGCATGGTGTAATGATGATATCATAAGTGTTTTAGTCGAAAACTACAACTTAACTCCTACTACTGGTGATGCTATAGCAGATATCAAAACCATTATGGGGGAATAA
- a CDS encoding cupin domain-containing protein: MEDLKSKALDIENLVKYEKDSVVSREVIKKELGTVTFFAFDQGQGLSEHSAPFDAMVQIIDGEAEITISGVKNTVKKGEIIIMPANEPHALQAVNSPYKMILTMIKSD, translated from the coding sequence ATGGAAGATTTAAAGTCAAAAGCATTAGATATTGAAAACTTAGTCAAATACGAAAAGGACAGTGTTGTCAGTCGTGAAGTAATTAAAAAGGAGCTCGGAACAGTAACATTTTTTGCCTTTGATCAAGGTCAGGGACTGTCCGAGCACTCAGCTCCTTTTGATGCAATGGTTCAAATTATTGATGGGGAAGCCGAAATTACAATTTCTGGTGTGAAAAACACAGTAAAAAAAGGCGAAATTATCATTATGCCTGCCAATGAACCTCATGCGCTTCAGGCTGTAAACTCTCCATATAAAATGATTCTGACCATGATTAAATCTGATTAG
- a CDS encoding PhzF family phenazine biosynthesis protein: MKQYTVDAFTDEVFKGNPAAVCILENWISEELMQNIAIENNLSETAFAVKNNDCYEIRWFTPGGEVDLCGHATLATAFVILNFYEKTDEVKFKTQDNVNLTVKKKNKLYEMEFPSYELKPIEITDRITDALGVKPEEVYKSRDLLCVFEKSEDIINFKPDLEKIEKLDGLLVHITAPDSKYDCISRSFAPKLNIPEDPVCGSGHCHIAPYWAKRLGKNEITALQASKRSGILYCQMSEDRVFLAGKAVLFSISELQI; the protein is encoded by the coding sequence ATGAAGCAGTACACAGTTGATGCGTTTACAGACGAAGTTTTTAAAGGAAATCCTGCAGCAGTCTGCATTTTGGAAAATTGGATTTCAGAAGAGCTGATGCAGAATATTGCTATCGAAAACAATCTCTCAGAAACTGCATTTGCTGTTAAAAATAATGACTGCTATGAAATCCGCTGGTTCACACCAGGAGGAGAAGTTGACCTCTGCGGACATGCCACACTTGCAACCGCCTTTGTAATACTTAATTTTTATGAAAAAACAGATGAAGTTAAATTTAAAACTCAAGATAATGTTAATTTAACAGTTAAAAAGAAAAATAAACTGTATGAAATGGAATTTCCATCATATGAACTAAAACCTATTGAAATTACCGATAGGATTACAGATGCACTGGGAGTTAAACCAGAAGAGGTTTACAAATCAAGAGACTTGTTATGTGTTTTTGAAAAATCAGAAGACATTATCAATTTTAAACCTGATTTGGAAAAGATTGAAAAACTTGATGGGCTTTTGGTCCATATCACCGCCCCAGACAGCAAATATGATTGTATTTCAAGGTCTTTTGCACCTAAATTAAACATTCCTGAAGACCCAGTGTGCGGTTCAGGACATTGTCACATCGCACCATACTGGGCTAAAAGATTAGGAAAAAATGAAATTACTGCTTTACAAGCATCAAAAAGAAGTGGAATATTATATTGTCAGATGAGTGAAGATAGAGTATTTCTTGCAGGCAAAGCAGTATTGTTCAGCATTAGTGAACTGCAAATTTAA
- a CDS encoding class I SAM-dependent methyltransferase codes for MKQCIENPNDVDWAGFWAEKLENKIDKDWDKAAPGFYKRTRNDDYQTALFDKLILDKNDTVLDVGCGEGSVTLPIAKRVKKVIGLDSSPKMLEYLEKRARDNNVDNIETILKPIEEIKYSEIGDADVVVCSRSLNGIMPIEEVLNELNQIANKYVFITIFGPENKKIEKDFDEELGIKTENFPDYNYFFNILFNMGIYANIERFDLNNYREYKSIEEAMDNGKFRLDIYTDEQKEMLKEYLERILTYEDGKYFNVKDKADWIMIWWKK; via the coding sequence ATGAAACAATGCATTGAAAATCCGAATGATGTTGACTGGGCAGGATTCTGGGCTGAAAAACTTGAAAACAAAATTGATAAAGACTGGGATAAAGCTGCTCCGGGATTTTATAAAAGAACTAGAAACGACGACTATCAGACCGCATTATTTGATAAATTAATATTGGATAAAAATGACACCGTTCTGGATGTTGGATGTGGAGAAGGCTCTGTAACACTACCAATAGCCAAAAGAGTTAAAAAAGTTATAGGACTTGATTCATCCCCAAAAATGCTGGAATATCTTGAAAAAAGAGCCAGAGACAATAACGTTGACAATATTGAAACAATTTTAAAACCTATTGAAGAGATAAAATACTCAGAAATTGGAGATGCTGATGTTGTAGTCTGTTCAAGGTCTCTAAATGGAATCATGCCTATTGAAGAAGTTCTAAATGAATTGAACCAGATTGCAAATAAATATGTCTTCATAACAATTTTCGGACCTGAAAACAAGAAGATAGAAAAGGATTTTGATGAGGAACTTGGAATAAAAACAGAAAATTTCCCCGATTATAATTATTTCTTCAACATACTTTTCAATATGGGAATCTATGCAAACATTGAAAGATTTGACCTGAACAATTACAGAGAATACAAAAGCATTGAAGAAGCTATGGATAACGGAAAGTTCAGGCTGGACATCTACACAGATGAGCAAAAAGAGATGCTGAAAGAATATCTGGAAAGAATTTTAACCTATGAAGACGGCAAGTACTTTAACGTTAAGGACAAAGCGGACTGGATAATGATCTGGTGGAAAAAATGA
- a CDS encoding GNAT family N-acetyltransferase — protein MNKIETILTDEKDVRFHRLVEELDSGYYKRIGDELDRYKQYNDFTKPHVVIILLDSDNPVACASYRQCSDDIVEFKRVYVKKQYRKRGIAFNLIKKLEKHAVKNNYRYSYIVTGKNNTAAIRLYEKLNYRQIPKFGQFKDDETVVCMKKEF, from the coding sequence ATGAATAAGATTGAAACTATTTTAACTGATGAAAAAGATGTGCGATTTCACAGGCTTGTTGAAGAATTGGACAGCGGATATTACAAGCGCATCGGCGATGAACTGGACAGATATAAACAGTATAATGATTTTACAAAACCCCATGTAGTGATAATTCTTTTAGATTCAGACAATCCAGTAGCATGTGCCAGCTACAGGCAGTGCAGTGATGATATTGTGGAATTTAAACGAGTTTACGTGAAAAAACAATACAGAAAAAGAGGTATTGCATTTAATCTTATTAAAAAGCTTGAAAAGCATGCCGTTAAAAACAATTACCGATATTCATATATTGTAACTGGCAAAAACAACACTGCCGCAATCAGATTATATGAGAAACTTAATTACAGACAGATTCCAAAATTTGGCCAGTTTAAGGATGATGAAACGGTTGTATGTATGAAAAAAGAATTTTAA
- a CDS encoding aldo/keto reductase yields the protein MKMRLGKTNLEVNKNGFGALPIQRCDMPLAVEILKKAYENGINFYDTAHFYTDSEEKMGNAFEDIPRENLLLASKTAAETPEVFWSDLETSLKSLKTDYLDLYQFHNISFVPGENDEVYQAMLEAKEKGMVKHIGITTHKITFAHEAVESGLYETLQYPFSYLSGDEEIELVKKCEEYDVGFIAMKAMGGGLITNSEASFAFLNQFDNVLPIWGIQKISELNEFLSYDENTVLDDDLKSEIEKDKEELGVDFCRGCGYCMPCPEGIKISTCARMSLWVRRFPTEPHLSEEWQKTMAETENCIECYACVDKCPYELDIPRLLKENYEDYKNILSGKTKT from the coding sequence ATGAAAATGAGGCTTGGAAAAACTAATCTTGAAGTAAATAAAAATGGATTTGGAGCACTTCCAATTCAAAGATGCGATATGCCCCTAGCAGTGGAAATACTTAAAAAAGCATATGAAAACGGAATAAACTTCTATGATACTGCTCATTTTTACACTGACAGTGAAGAGAAGATGGGAAATGCTTTTGAAGATATACCTCGTGAAAATTTACTGCTTGCAAGTAAAACTGCAGCTGAAACACCAGAAGTATTTTGGAGCGATCTTGAAACTTCACTTAAAAGTTTGAAAACAGACTATTTGGATTTATATCAATTCCATAACATTTCATTTGTTCCTGGCGAAAATGATGAAGTATATCAGGCAATGCTTGAAGCAAAAGAAAAAGGAATGGTCAAACACATTGGAATTACTACACATAAAATTACATTTGCCCATGAAGCTGTTGAAAGCGGACTTTATGAAACCCTGCAGTATCCGTTCTCATATTTAAGCGGAGATGAAGAAATAGAACTTGTTAAAAAATGTGAAGAATATGATGTCGGTTTTATTGCTATGAAAGCAATGGGAGGGGGATTAATTACCAATTCCGAAGCCAGTTTTGCATTCTTAAACCAGTTCGATAATGTATTGCCAATCTGGGGAATTCAAAAAATCTCTGAACTTAATGAATTTTTATCATACGATGAAAATACCGTTCTGGATGATGATTTAAAATCAGAAATCGAAAAGGATAAAGAAGAATTAGGAGTGGACTTCTGCAGAGGCTGCGGTTACTGCATGCCCTGTCCTGAAGGAATCAAAATCAGTACATGCGCCAGAATGTCTCTTTGGGTTAGAAGATTTCCGACCGAACCTCACCTGAGCGAAGAATGGCAAAAGACAATGGCGGAAACAGAAAACTGTATAGAATGCTATGCATGTGTTGACAAATGCCCTTATGAACTGGATATTCCAAGACTTCTAAAAGAAAACTACGAAGACTATAAAAACATCCTATCCGGCAAAACAAAGACATGA
- a CDS encoding glutamate--tRNA ligase has protein sequence MNDLEEIIYKHALLNAAKHKGSANPGAVMGSIMANEPELRSKAKEIGPMSGKIVAKVNALTPEEQASEMEKYGVEVEDKKPKAKEVGLQELPGTHENIVLRFAPNPSGPLHIGHSRAAVPNAEYVKRHNGKLILRIEDTDPKRVFEPAYEMIPEDLEWLGIKPDEIIYQSDRFEIYYDYARQLIEKGAAYMCTCDGATFKELKDNCKPCPCRDNSVEENLELWDKFDKMEAGEAVLRVKTDIAHKNPAIRDWVAMRLVDEEHPRLGTKYRIYPMMNFSVALDDHLMGLTHVLRGKDHLANTEKQKYLYDHMGWDVPEYIHYGRLKMEDIALSTSKAKEGIENGTYSGWDDPRLGTLRAIARRGINPKTIYDLITEMGVKMADSAISWKKIYGLNRNFMEPVANRYFFCENPVKITVEGYGDGPVDIERPLHADHMDRGNRILPFDGAAYLAENDINDGIARLMDAVNVNINGDEITYHSTSFEEAREVKAKIIQWVPVNDNVNVKIVMPDASTKTGLGEAALSNLEVGDVVQFERVGFARLDEITDDELIFYYAHK, from the coding sequence ATGAATGATTTAGAAGAAATTATCTATAAACATGCTTTACTCAATGCAGCTAAACATAAAGGATCTGCAAATCCTGGTGCTGTAATGGGTTCAATAATGGCTAATGAACCTGAACTCAGAAGCAAAGCAAAAGAAATCGGTCCGATGTCAGGTAAAATTGTAGCAAAAGTTAATGCGTTAACACCTGAAGAGCAAGCATCTGAAATGGAAAAATACGGCGTTGAAGTTGAAGATAAAAAACCAAAAGCCAAAGAAGTGGGACTTCAGGAACTTCCTGGAACTCATGAAAATATTGTTTTAAGATTTGCTCCTAATCCTAGCGGTCCGCTACATATCGGACACTCAAGAGCAGCAGTTCCAAATGCTGAATATGTAAAAAGACATAACGGTAAATTAATATTGAGAATTGAAGATACAGACCCGAAAAGAGTATTTGAACCTGCTTATGAAATGATTCCTGAAGATTTGGAATGGCTGGGAATCAAACCTGATGAAATAATTTATCAGTCTGACAGATTTGAAATTTATTATGATTACGCTCGCCAGTTAATTGAAAAAGGCGCAGCTTACATGTGTACCTGCGACGGTGCTACATTCAAGGAACTTAAAGATAACTGCAAACCATGCCCATGTCGTGACAATAGCGTTGAAGAAAACCTTGAGCTATGGGATAAATTTGATAAAATGGAAGCCGGTGAGGCAGTACTTAGAGTAAAAACTGATATTGCACATAAAAATCCTGCAATTCGTGACTGGGTTGCAATGAGACTGGTTGATGAAGAACATCCTCGTCTGGGTACAAAATACAGAATATATCCTATGATGAACTTCTCAGTTGCATTAGATGACCATTTAATGGGCTTGACTCATGTACTGAGAGGAAAAGACCATCTGGCAAATACTGAAAAACAGAAATACCTCTACGACCATATGGGATGGGATGTGCCTGAATATATCCATTACGGTAGATTAAAAATGGAAGACATTGCGTTAAGTACCTCAAAAGCTAAAGAAGGAATAGAAAATGGTACTTACAGCGGATGGGATGATCCAAGACTTGGAACCTTAAGGGCTATCGCAAGACGTGGAATCAACCCGAAAACAATCTATGATTTAATCACCGAGATGGGAGTTAAAATGGCAGATTCAGCTATAAGCTGGAAAAAGATTTACGGACTTAACCGTAATTTCATGGAACCTGTTGCCAACAGATACTTCTTCTGTGAAAATCCTGTAAAAATCACAGTTGAAGGTTATGGCGATGGTCCGGTCGATATAGAAAGGCCACTTCATGCAGACCACATGGACAGAGGTAACAGAATCCTGCCGTTTGATGGAGCAGCTTATTTGGCTGAAAATGACATCAACGACGGAATTGCAAGATTAATGGATGCTGTTAATGTTAACATTAACGGTGATGAAATTACTTATCATTCCACTTCTTTTGAAGAAGCCCGTGAAGTTAAAGCCAAAATCATCCAGTGGGTGCCTGTAAATGACAATGTCAACGTTAAAATTGTAATGCCTGACGCATCAACCAAGACCGGTCTTGGTGAAGCTGCTTTAAGTAATCTTGAAGTCGGAGATGTAGTTCAATTTGAAAGAGTAGGATTTGCACGTCTTGATGAAATCACAGATGACGAGTTAATATTCTACTATGCACATAAATAA